From the genome of Chiloscyllium plagiosum isolate BGI_BamShark_2017 unplaced genomic scaffold, ASM401019v2 scaf_76796, whole genome shotgun sequence, one region includes:
- the LOC122545537 gene encoding protein SMG5-like — protein sequence MSPYLIPNTQAICQHLGSIRQLANSGRFIIIIPRTVIDGLDFLKKENSGARDAIRFLESEFKKGNRYIRCQRDTGRTVERHKLKRQDLDAW from the exons ATGTCCCCGTACCTGATCCCCAACACCCAggccatctgccagcacctgggcaGTATCCGGCAGTTGGCAAACAGCGGGCGGTTCATAATCATCATTCCACGGACAG TAATCGACGGGTTAGACTTCCTGAAGAAAGAAAATTCCGGAGCGCGGGATGCCATTCGGTTCCTGGAGTCGGagttcaagaagggcaacag GTACATCCGATGCCAGCGGGACACTGGCCGGACTGTggagaggcacaagctgaagagACAGGACCTGGATGCCTGGTAA